A stretch of Natator depressus isolate rNatDep1 chromosome 2, rNatDep2.hap1, whole genome shotgun sequence DNA encodes these proteins:
- the GUK1 gene encoding guanylate kinase isoform X1 — protein MSWRRLCGVAAAAMTGPRPVVLSGPSGAGKSTLLKMLLKDYGNVFGFSVSHTTRQPRVGEVNGKEYHFVTREQMQKEVDAGKFIEHAEFSGNMYGTSRAAVQAVQARNQICILDIDLQGVKNIKKTDLKPIYISVQTPSIEVLEKRLRERQTESEESLQKRLNAARVDMELSNEPGLFDLIIINNDLQKAYSELKEILAEEIQKVQESKKS, from the exons ccATGACGGGACCAAGACCAGTAGTTCTCAGTGGCCCATCGGGTGCAGGAAAGAGCACTTTGTTAAAAATGCTGCTTAAAGACTACGGCAATGTCTTCGGCTTCAGTGTCTCTC ATACCACAAGGCAACCAAGAGTCGGAGAAGTGAATGGCAAAG AGTACCACTTTGTGACCAGAGAACAAATGCAGAAAGAAGTTGATGCTGGCAAATTCATTGAGCATGCGGAGTTCTCTGGAAACATGTATGGAACAAG tagAGCTGCGGTGCAGGCCGTGCAGGCACGGAACCAGATCTGCATCCTGGATATCGACTTGCAGGGCGTCAAGAACATTAAGAAAACTGACCTGAAACCGATCTACATCTCTGTCCAGACTCCGTCCATAGAAGTCTTG GAAAAGAGACTGCGTGAAAGACAGACGGAGTCCGAAGAGAGTCTCCAGAAGCGGCTGAACGCAGCTCGTGTAGACATGGAACTTA GTAATGAACCTGGCCTCTTTGACTTGATCATCATCAATAATGATCTACAAAAAGCCTATTCTGAACTGAAGGAGATTCTTGCAGAG GAAATCCAGAAGGTCCAAGAATCCAAGAAGTCCTGA
- the GUK1 gene encoding guanylate kinase isoform X2: protein MSWRRLCGVAAAAMTGPRPVVLSGPSGAGKSTLLKMLLKDYGNVFGFSVSHTTRQPRVGEVNGKEYHFVTREQMQKEVDAGKFIEHAEFSGNMYGTRAAVQAVQARNQICILDIDLQGVKNIKKTDLKPIYISVQTPSIEVLEKRLRERQTESEESLQKRLNAARVDMELSNEPGLFDLIIINNDLQKAYSELKEILAEEIQKVQESKKS, encoded by the exons ccATGACGGGACCAAGACCAGTAGTTCTCAGTGGCCCATCGGGTGCAGGAAAGAGCACTTTGTTAAAAATGCTGCTTAAAGACTACGGCAATGTCTTCGGCTTCAGTGTCTCTC ATACCACAAGGCAACCAAGAGTCGGAGAAGTGAATGGCAAAG AGTACCACTTTGTGACCAGAGAACAAATGCAGAAAGAAGTTGATGCTGGCAAATTCATTGAGCATGCGGAGTTCTCTGGAAACATGTATGGAACAAG AGCTGCGGTGCAGGCCGTGCAGGCACGGAACCAGATCTGCATCCTGGATATCGACTTGCAGGGCGTCAAGAACATTAAGAAAACTGACCTGAAACCGATCTACATCTCTGTCCAGACTCCGTCCATAGAAGTCTTG GAAAAGAGACTGCGTGAAAGACAGACGGAGTCCGAAGAGAGTCTCCAGAAGCGGCTGAACGCAGCTCGTGTAGACATGGAACTTA GTAATGAACCTGGCCTCTTTGACTTGATCATCATCAATAATGATCTACAAAAAGCCTATTCTGAACTGAAGGAGATTCTTGCAGAG GAAATCCAGAAGGTCCAAGAATCCAAGAAGTCCTGA